One Platichthys flesus chromosome 14, fPlaFle2.1, whole genome shotgun sequence genomic region harbors:
- the fcer1gl gene encoding Fc receptor, IgE, high affinity I, gamma polypeptide like: MDFMIRSRECEQDPTPASSCELMKPDADVSFLDICGLATRLQTDLTFCFPVNCVEIDTDCFTQDFNRGTPLKEGVGVGGSEAGVWFLSYQTDRELRTSCSLLPELTSEALLTDTRATAAPTLRLICSTPPAGIIDDMNVCYILDGILILYGLILTVLYCRLRMVPDNNHPEKQPVKGGIYEGLRAPSADTYETIGKKAIV; this comes from the exons ATGGATTTCATGATCAGATCCCGGGAGTGTGAGCAGGATCCAACTCCAGCCTCCTCGTGTGAGCTCATGAAACCAGATGCAG ATGTGTCGTTTCTTGATATTTGTGGCCTTGCGACACGGCTTCAGACAGATTTGACTTTCTGTTTCCCGGTGAATTGTGTTGAAATAGACACAGACTGTTTTACTCAAGACTTTAATAGAGGAACTCCTCTGaaagagggggtgggggtgggtggcAGCGAGGCAGGCGTGTGGTTTCTCAGCTACCAAACGGACAGAGAGCTGCGGACTTCCTGCTCGCTGCTGCCTGAGCTCACTTCAGAGGCTCTTCTCACCGACACCAGAGCGACAGCAGCTCCGACCCTCCGTCTCATCTGCAGCACCCCCCCCG CCGGAATCATTGACGACATGAACGTATGTTATATCTTGGATGGGATCCTCATCCTCTACGGCCTCATCCTGACCGTCTTGTACTGCCGACTGAGG ATGGTTCCAGACAACAATCACCCTgag AAGCAGCCGGTTAAGGGAGGCATCTACGAG ggttTGCGCGCTCCCAGTGCCGACACATATGAGACCATCGGGAAGAAGGCGATTGTCTGA
- the nectin4b gene encoding nectin-4 isoform X2, producing the protein MQCVRSLTLLLLLVVEVHGDFVEPPQPHTALRSLAESQTRLPCHYQPVGGEKVVQVTWYKELADGSKDQIITAHFSEGHTEFGRYSGRVKFESSSPTENSALLIPNTEESDEGSYICHISAFPYGNFERHITVTVWILPISTLDPVILKEGESYRVAASCRAVGRPPPRLSWDTDLPGQSQNRTSEGGSVSSYFSLHPLRSMNGKKLDCLVWHPGLNGPRRISNLLEVQYPPDATITSVSGDWFAGLENAELVCDSGGNPKPQDFTWTRRGGALPDGVSVIGGKLVFGRTLRLNDSGVYECLAKNIAGAGKAEYSVTIAESSRSTGFVKDENFLLIVLGSSAAALVLVLILVVLLVNRHHRNRNRKLERQLTEKTDEINSFSRQNSFRRLNSVSSDPRAKPEDYALLRVDSRMKNSQMSLERPTYKGSQSTLGGKWSPPGGVELDELGRPVIWHEGRESLRQTETDGEKEERRRRVESFLKSSNMSLVQQEEGPRDPDLGEGGSPRVEDWAPTQSVEEEREDDDDGSSSYQISEALTNHFYLSNGFLRPRQHSNAILLHPKGQII; encoded by the exons ATGCAGTGTGTGAGGAGTctcactctgctcctcctgcttg TGGTGGAGGTGCACGGTGACTTTGTGGAGCCTCCTCAGCCCCACACCGCCCTGCGCTCGCTGGCAGAGAGTCAGACCAGGCTTCCCTGCCACTACCAGCcggtggggggggagaaggtGGTGCAGGTCACCTGGTACAAGGAGCTCGCGGACGGCAGCAAGGACCAGATCATCACGGCCCACTTCTCTGAGGGCCACACAG AGTTCGGGCGTTACTCTGGTCGGGTGAAGTTCGAGAGCAGCAGCCCCACAGAAAACTCTGCTCTGCTCATCCCCAACACAGAGGAGTCGGACGAGGGCAGCTACATCTGCCACATCTCCGCCTTCCCTTACGGAAACTTTGAGAGGCACATCACTGTTACTGTCTGGA TTTTACCCATCTCCACCCTGGACCCTGTCATACTGAAGGAGGGGGAGTCGTACCGTGTGGCGGCCTCCTGCCGAGCGGTGGGCCGCCCGCCTCCCCGTCTCTCCTGGGACACCGACCTGCCGGGCCAGTCCCAGAACCGGACCAGCGAGGGCGGCTCCGTGTCCAGCTACTTCTCCCTGCACCCACTACGCAGCATGAACGGCAAAAAGCTGGACTGCTTGGTGTGGCACCCGGGTCTGAACGGGCCCCGCAGGATCTCAAACCTCCTGGAGGTTCAGT acCCCCCAGATGCCACCATCACCAGTGTCTCAGGAGACTGGTTCGCGGGTCTGGAGAACGCTGAGCTGGTGTGTGACAGCGGAGGAAACCCCAAACCTCAGGACTTCACCTGGACACG GAGGGGAGGAGCTCTGCCAGATGGGGTGTCCGTGATTGGAGGAAAACTCGTCTTCGGGCGGACCCTCCGCTTGAATGACAGCGGGGTCTACGAGTGTTTGGCCAAGAACATTGCAGGAGCAGGAAAAGCAGAGTATTCAGTGACAATAGCAG agtcaTCTCGGAGCACGGGCTTCGTCAAAGACGAGAACTTCCTCCTGATCGTCCTCGGGTCCTCGGCCGCCGctctggtcctggtcctgatcCTTGTCGTCCTGCTGGTCAACCGCCACCATcgcaacagaaacagaaagctGGAGAGGCAGCTCACTGAGAAGAC GGACGAAATTAACAGCTTCTCCAGACAAAACTCTTTCAGGAGACTGAACTCCGTGAGCTCTGATCCCAGAGCAAAG CCTGAAGATTACGCCCTGCTCAGAGTCGACAGCAGGATGAAGAACAGCCAAATGTCCCTG GAGCGTCCCACCTACAAAGGCAGCCAGTCCACACTGGGTGGGAAGTGGAGTCCACCGGGAGGAGTGGAGCTGGACGAGCTGGGACGTCCGGTCATCTGGCACGAGGGCAGGGAGAGCCTGAGACAGACGGAGACggacggagagaaggaggagcgcAGGAGGAGGGTGGAGTCATTTCTGAAGAGCAGCAACATGTCGCTG GTCCAGCAGGAGGAAGGGCCCAGAGATCCGGACCTCGGGGAAGGCGGCTCGCCCCGCGTGGAGGACTGGGCTCCCACGCAgtcggtggaggaggagcgagaggaTGACGACGACGGCAGCAGCTCCTACCAGATCTCAGAGGCGCTCACCAATCACTTCTACTTAAGTAATGGATTCCTCAGACCCAGACAGCACTCCAACGCCATTCTGCTGCACCCCAAAGGACAGATTATCTAG
- the nectin4b gene encoding nectin-4 isoform X1, protein MQCVRSLTLLLLLVVEVHGDFVEPPQPHTALRSLAESQTRLPCHYQPVGGEKVVQVTWYKELADGSKDQIITAHFSEGHTEFGRYSGRVKFESSSPTENSALLIPNTEESDEGSYICHISAFPYGNFERHITVTVWILPISTLDPVILKEGESYRVAASCRAVGRPPPRLSWDTDLPGQSQNRTSEGGSVSSYFSLHPLRSMNGKKLDCLVWHPGLNGPRRISNLLEVQYPPDATITSVSGDWFAGLENAELVCDSGGNPKPQDFTWTRRGGALPDGVSVIGGKLVFGRTLRLNDSGVYECLAKNIAGAGKAEYSVTIAESSRSTGFVKDENFLLIVLGSSAAALVLVLILVVLLVNRHHRNRNRKLERQLTEKTDEINSFSRQNSFRRLNSVSSDPRAKPEDYALLRVDSRMKNSQMSLERPTYKGSQSTLGGKWSPPGGVELDELGRPVIWHEGRESLRQTETDGEKEERRRRVESFLKSSNMSLDSGLPSSLVPLKVQQEEGPRDPDLGEGGSPRVEDWAPTQSVEEEREDDDDGSSSYQISEALTNHFYLSNGFLRPRQHSNAILLHPKGQII, encoded by the exons ATGCAGTGTGTGAGGAGTctcactctgctcctcctgcttg TGGTGGAGGTGCACGGTGACTTTGTGGAGCCTCCTCAGCCCCACACCGCCCTGCGCTCGCTGGCAGAGAGTCAGACCAGGCTTCCCTGCCACTACCAGCcggtggggggggagaaggtGGTGCAGGTCACCTGGTACAAGGAGCTCGCGGACGGCAGCAAGGACCAGATCATCACGGCCCACTTCTCTGAGGGCCACACAG AGTTCGGGCGTTACTCTGGTCGGGTGAAGTTCGAGAGCAGCAGCCCCACAGAAAACTCTGCTCTGCTCATCCCCAACACAGAGGAGTCGGACGAGGGCAGCTACATCTGCCACATCTCCGCCTTCCCTTACGGAAACTTTGAGAGGCACATCACTGTTACTGTCTGGA TTTTACCCATCTCCACCCTGGACCCTGTCATACTGAAGGAGGGGGAGTCGTACCGTGTGGCGGCCTCCTGCCGAGCGGTGGGCCGCCCGCCTCCCCGTCTCTCCTGGGACACCGACCTGCCGGGCCAGTCCCAGAACCGGACCAGCGAGGGCGGCTCCGTGTCCAGCTACTTCTCCCTGCACCCACTACGCAGCATGAACGGCAAAAAGCTGGACTGCTTGGTGTGGCACCCGGGTCTGAACGGGCCCCGCAGGATCTCAAACCTCCTGGAGGTTCAGT acCCCCCAGATGCCACCATCACCAGTGTCTCAGGAGACTGGTTCGCGGGTCTGGAGAACGCTGAGCTGGTGTGTGACAGCGGAGGAAACCCCAAACCTCAGGACTTCACCTGGACACG GAGGGGAGGAGCTCTGCCAGATGGGGTGTCCGTGATTGGAGGAAAACTCGTCTTCGGGCGGACCCTCCGCTTGAATGACAGCGGGGTCTACGAGTGTTTGGCCAAGAACATTGCAGGAGCAGGAAAAGCAGAGTATTCAGTGACAATAGCAG agtcaTCTCGGAGCACGGGCTTCGTCAAAGACGAGAACTTCCTCCTGATCGTCCTCGGGTCCTCGGCCGCCGctctggtcctggtcctgatcCTTGTCGTCCTGCTGGTCAACCGCCACCATcgcaacagaaacagaaagctGGAGAGGCAGCTCACTGAGAAGAC GGACGAAATTAACAGCTTCTCCAGACAAAACTCTTTCAGGAGACTGAACTCCGTGAGCTCTGATCCCAGAGCAAAG CCTGAAGATTACGCCCTGCTCAGAGTCGACAGCAGGATGAAGAACAGCCAAATGTCCCTG GAGCGTCCCACCTACAAAGGCAGCCAGTCCACACTGGGTGGGAAGTGGAGTCCACCGGGAGGAGTGGAGCTGGACGAGCTGGGACGTCCGGTCATCTGGCACGAGGGCAGGGAGAGCCTGAGACAGACGGAGACggacggagagaaggaggagcgcAGGAGGAGGGTGGAGTCATTTCTGAAGAGCAGCAACATGTCGCTG GACTCTGGTCTTCCCTCGTCCCTTGTTCCCCTGAAGGTCCAGCAGGAGGAAGGGCCCAGAGATCCGGACCTCGGGGAAGGCGGCTCGCCCCGCGTGGAGGACTGGGCTCCCACGCAgtcggtggaggaggagcgagaggaTGACGACGACGGCAGCAGCTCCTACCAGATCTCAGAGGCGCTCACCAATCACTTCTACTTAAGTAATGGATTCCTCAGACCCAGACAGCACTCCAACGCCATTCTGCTGCACCCCAAAGGACAGATTATCTAG